The Caminicella sporogenes DSM 14501 DNA window GTAGAATTTATCCATTGAGGTTTGCCGTTATCAAAATATTTATAAGTATTTACTCTTTGTATTTCAAAGTTTTTGTTCTTTTTTAAAAATTTATCGATTACACCTTCATTTTCTTCTGGTGAAAATGTACAAGTTGAATATACGAGTATGCCTTCAGGCATTAGCATTTCAGCGGCACTATTTAAAATATTTAACTGTCTGTCTGCACAAAATGATACATTTTTAAGATTCCATTCTTTTATTGCTTCAGGATTTTTCCTAAACATACCTTCTCCAGAGCAAGGTGCATCAACTAATATTTTATGAAAATATCCTTTGAAAATTTTAGAGAGATTTTCAGGGCTTTCATTTGTTACTATACAGTTTTTTATTCCCATTCTTTCAATATTTTGAGATAATATCTTTGCTCTGGAAGGAATTATTTCATTTGAAACTAAAATACCTTTTCCTTGAAGTCTAGAGGCAATGTGAGTAGATTTTCCACCGGGAGCAGCACACAGGTCTAATATTTTTTCTCCGGGTTTTGGGTTAAGCACAGTGCCTACAGTCATTGCACTAGGTTCTTGAATATAATAAAGACCTGCATCATGGTAAGGATGCTTTCCGGGTTTGTCTTTTTCTTCAAAGAAAAAACCTTCGTCTACCCAAGGAATACTTTCTAAATGAAATGGATTGATGTTTAAAAAGTTTTCAATATCGATTTTTAAAGTATTAATTCTAATTCCTTGAACTTTAGGAGATTTATAACTTTTTATAAATAAATCATAATCTTCTTTAAGTAAAGAAGACATTTTTTCTAAAAAGTCTTTAGGTAAATTTAACAAATATACCACCTCATTTATTTAAACGATAATAAATTTTACTATTATTAATTTAGCCAAAAATGATTAAAAAAACAAGAATGCTTTTGACGCTGTTTTCTTTATTTATACAAATTTATACTTAATTAATAAACTAAGAAATGAAAAGTTTATTATTTTCAATAAATTTACTGTAATATTCATACAAATTATTGTACAGATTGTCATTTTGTGGTACTATATATAGCAAGGAATGAGATTAATTATGTACTTAGGGGAGATAAACTATGAAGATGGAGGAATTAAAGAAAATAGAAGACAAGATTGAATATTTGAGGAAATGTTTGCACGAATCAATTGATAATAATGAAAGTCTTTTAGTAAAACAAGTTATATTTTTAAGTCAGCAATTAGATGAAGTTCTTAATGAGTATAATAATATAAAAAATGAATTAAACATGGGCTTTGGTATATAAGAATATATTTGTTTAGCTATTTTTTAAATAAAATGAGAAGGTTGTTTGTAATCGTTTGTGTTTATAGAAGCTGCGGGTATCCGTAGTTTTTTTATTATTAAAAATTTTTTGCGATTAAGTTTAGTTAGATTAAATTTCTAATTATTTTTAAAACTTTAGGAAAATTTTCAAACTTGCAAAGTCAAGTTTATAAGTTGCAAACTAAATTAGTAAACTTTTACTAAAAATTTATGTAACTTTATTTTAAAATTTAATTTGTTTTAAGTTTTTTTAAAATTATTCCAAGACAATCAAGATAATTTTGTTAGGAAATATGTATATCTGTATTTTTTAATAAAGTATATATCTTAAATTAAATAATTACCCATTGATAAGAAGTATAGTAATTTTTTTTGAACAAAAATTTACTATAAAAATAGATTGACAACACATTAAAAAGTTTAGTAAAATTTTCATATACGGAAAACGATTTCAATAAAAATAATAAAAATTTTAAAAGGGGGAATTTTTAAATGAGAAAATTTTTAACATTATTACTTGCATTTTCGCTTATTTTTTCATTAGCGGCGTGTGGTTCAAAAACTGGAACAGGTAACGAAGGAGCAAACAAAGCAGAACTACCGAAGATTGGTGTAACGATTTATAAGTTTGATGACAATTTTATGTCTTTTGTACGCCGTGCTATAGAAAATGAGGCTAAAGGCAAGGCAGAATTGATTTTAAATGACTCTCAAAATAATCAAGCTACTCAAAATGAGCAAGTAGATATGATGATTTCAAAAGGAGTAAAAGCGTTGGCTATTAATTTAGTTGACCCTCAAGCAGCTCCTACGATAATTTCAAAAGCTAAACAAGAAAACATACCAATAATATTCTTTAATAAAGAACCAAGTGAAGAAGCTATGAAATCTTATGATAAAGCTTGGTATGTAGGTACTACATCATCTCAATCAGGGGTTATACAAGGTCAGTTAATAGCTAAGGCATGGAAGGCTCATCCTGAATGGGATAAAAATGGAGATGGAAAGATGCAGTATGTAATGTTAAAAGGAGAGCCAGGACATCCAGATGCTGAAGCACGTACAAAATATTCTATAGAAACTATAGTAGCAGAAGGTATAGAAGTTGAACAGTTAGAGCTTCAAACTGGAATGTGGGATACAGTTAAAGGTAAAGAATTAATGGATGCATGGTTGTCTAAGCATGGGGATAATATTGAGTTTGTAATTGCTAACAATGATGCTATGGCATTAGGCGCACTTCAATCATTACAAGCTAATGGATATTTTGAAGGAGATAAATTTATGCCAGTTGTTGGTGTAGATGCAATTCCTGATGCATTAGAACAAATTAAGAAAGGTTTAATGGTAGGTACAGTATTAAATGATGCTAAGAATCAAGGTAAAGCTACATTAGAATTGGCTTTAAATGTTGCTAATGGAAAAGACCCATTAGAAGGTACTGAATGGAAGTTAGACGATAAGAAGGCTGTACGTGTACCATATGTTGCTATAACAAAGGATAATATAGAAGTGGCTGAGGAAGCATATAAATAAGAGTTTCTATTGAAATATGAATATATACTGATAGCTTATTGTAAGTTGTTGCAAGGATGCATCTGCATCCTTGTTTATTTAGATAGAGAATAGAATGGGGTGAAAGCCTATGAGCAGCAATAATTCACAGTCAAAAGAAAAGTATTTGTTGGAAATGATAGGTATAACCAAAGAATTTCCCGGAGTTAAAGCGTTAGACGGTGTACAGTTAAAAATTCGACCGGGTAGTGTACATGCGTTAATGGGAGAAAACGGAGCAGGTAAATCAACTCTAATGAAATGTTTATTTGGCATATATAAAAAAGATGGAGGGAAGATTTTATTAGAGGGCAGAGAAGTAAATTTTCATTCTTCAAGAGAAGCTTTAGATAATGGAGTTTCAATGGTGCATCAAGAATTAAATCAAGTACAGACAACAAGGGTAATGGATAATATTTGGTTAGGACGTTTTCCTAAAAAGGGATTTTTTATTGATGAAGACAAGATGTATAACGATACACTAAAAATTTTCAAAGAATTGGATATTCCTATAGATCCACGTGAAAAAATTCAAAATTTAACAGTATCCGAAAGCCAGATGGTAGAGATAGCTAAAGCAGTTTCTTATGATTCAAAGATAATAGTAATGGATGAACCTACTTCTTCACTTACAGAAAAAGAAGTAAATCATTTGTTTAAAATTATAAGGGCTTTAAAAGCTAGAGGAGCAGGAATTATATATATTTCTCATAAAATGGCAGAGATTAAAGAAATTGCAGATGAAGTTACTATAATGCGTGATGGACGCTGGATAGCAACTGAATTTATTGAAAATATAACGACTGATGAAATAATAAATTTGATGGTTGGACGTGATTTAACTAATCGTTTTCCACCAAAGACAAATGAGCCCGGAGAAGTAATTTTAGAAGTTAAGAATTTAACTGCAACATATCAGCCATCGATTAAAGATATTTCATTTGAACTTAGAAAAGGAGAAATTTTAGGAATTGCAGGTTTGGTAGGAGCTAAGAGAACTGAACTTGTTGAAGCTATTTTTGGTATAAGGCGTATAGAATCTGGAAGTATATATCTTCATGGTAAAAAAATAAATAATAAAAATCCGCGTGAAGCAATTAAAAATAAATTTGCTCTAGTTACAGAAGAAAGACGTGCGACAGGGATTTTTCCTGTTTTAAGTGTCAGATTTAATGCTTTTATTTCTAATATAGATAAATATATAAAAAGTAATAAATTGTTAGATGAAAAGAAAATAATAGATGATACTAATTGGGTTATTAATAGTATGAGGGTAAAAACTCCTTCACATAAAACACTTATAAGTTCATTGTCAGGTGGAAATCAGCAAAAAGTTATTATAGGAAGGTGGTTATTGACAGAACCTGAAATATTGTTGCTTGATGAGCCAACAAGAGGTATAGATGTTGGAGCAAAATATGAGATATATCAATTAATGATAGATTTGGCTAATAAAGGTAAAGGGATAATTATGGTATCTTCAGAAATGGCTGAATTGCTAGGAGTTACAGATAGAATATTAGTTATGAGTAATGGTAGAGTAGCGGGTATTGTAAATACAAAGGAGACAACTCAAGAAGAAATATTAAAACTATCAGCTAAGTTTTTATAAGGCAAGGAGTGATTAAATTGTTTAATGCAATTTCAAAGAAGATAAAGAGTTTATCTAAGAAAGATATATTGACATGGATGATGGATAATGCAATTTTTTTCGTACTACTTGGTTTACTTATAGTTATTATTTCAGTTTCACCAGATTTTATATCGGTTAGAAATTTTAAAAATATATTGGCTCAAGCATCGACACGTGTTATCTTTGCTCTTGGAGTTGGTGGTATTATTGTTGCTAAAGGAACAGACCTTTCTTTAGGACGTCAAGTTGGATTTGCTGCTGTAATATCGGCTTCACTTTTACAAGCACCTGATTATGCTTATAAGATGTATCCTAATTTACCACAGTTGCCGCTTATTTTGCCAATATTGCTTGTTATGTTTGTTACAGGATTATTTAGCTTTATAAATGGATTTATTGTAGCTAAATTAAAGGTTGACCCATTTATTGCAACACTAGGAATGATGATAATAGTTTATGGTGTCAATTCGATTTATTTTGACCGACCGCCTTATGGTGCACAGCCGATTGGTGGGTTAGACCCTAAATTTGCTAAGTTTGCACAAGGGTATTTAAATTTTGGTGGTCTTAAGATTCCATACCTTATAATTTATGCAACAATAGTTACTATTATTATTTGGATATTATGGAATAAAACTAAGTTTGGAAAGAATATTTTTGCAATTGGTGGAAATCAAGAAGCTGCTGTTGTATCAGGAGTAGATGTGGTTAAATATTTATTAATGGTTTATACTTTAGCAGGACTTCTTTATGGTTTTGGTGGCTGTTTAGAAGCTGCTCGTATTGGTAGTGCAACTAACAATACTGGTAATATGTATGAATTAGATGCTATAGCAGCATGTATAGTTGGAGGACTGTCTTTTTCAGGTGGAGTTGGTAGTGTAGGTGGTATAGTAACAGGAGTTCTTATATTCCAAGTTATAGCATATGGTTTGTCTTTTATTGGAATAAACCCATATATGCAGTTTATAATAAAGGGACTTATAATTATATCTGCAGTAGCAATTGATTCACGTAAATATATCAAGAAAAAGTAAAAAATATATGCTTGAATTTAGAGGTGTCAGCTATGAATTTAGACGATTTAACAAAAGACTTTTTTCAGGTTTTCAAACAAATAAATGCGGAAGAGAAAATTCATACATTTTTTTCACCGGGAAGAGTTAATTTAATTGGAGAACATACAGATTATAATGGAGGATATGTTTTTCCTTGTGCTTTAAACTTCGGCACTTATGCTGTAGCTAGGCAGAGAAGAGATTCTAAAATAAGACTGTTTTCTAAAAATTTTAAAGATTTAGGTATTGTGGAGTTTGATATTTTAAATTTGAGATATGATAAAAAACATGATTGGGCAAACTATCCAAAGGGAGTTGTAAAAAAATTTTTAGATTCAGGATATAAAATTGAAACAGGATTTGAAGTTTTTTTCAATGGTAATATTCCAAATGGGGCAGGATTATCTTCAAGTGCATCTATTGAATTGGCTATGAGTATAATTTTAAAAGTTTTATATAAACTAGATGTTGATATGCTTGAGATGGTAAAATTAAGTCAAATGGCAGAAAACGAATTTATAGGTGTAAATTGCGGTATTATGGACCAGTTTGCATGTGGTATGGGAAAGAAAAATTATGCTATTTTACTAGATACTAATACATTAAGATATGAATATGCACCTATAAAATTAGATGGAATTTCTATTGTTATTGCAAATACAAATAAAAGACGCAGTTTAGCTGATTCAAAATATAATGAAAGACGAATGGAATGTGAAAATGCCTTAAAGGCATTGAAAAGAAAACTTGATATTTCTTTTTTAGGAGATTTATCTGAAGAAGAATTTGAGAAGAATAAAAATTTAATTAAAAATGAATTAGAAAGAAAACGGGCTAAACATGCTGTTTATGAAAATCAGAGAACTATTAAGGCAGCGAAAGCTTTGTATGATGGGAATATTAAATTGTTTGGAAAATTAATGAATGATTCTCATATTTCACTGCGTTATGATTATGAAGTTTCCTGTAGAGAATTAGATGTATTAGTTGAAGCAGCTTTAAAGAATGGAGCAATTGGAGCAAGAATGACAGGTGCTGGATTTGGAGGATGTACTGTAAATTTAGTGTATAGTAGTAATATTGATGAATTTATTGATAAAGTTGGGAAAGAATATGAAGAAAAAATAGGATATAAAGCTGATTTTTATGTAGTTTCAGTTGATGATGGTGCTAGAGAAATTTAGTAATTATTTATTAAGAGGTAGTTATATTTAATAAAAAGCTACCTCTTATATATATTTTTTAAAAAGGGAATTTAGATGTTACATTGAAAATGACATAAAATGGCCCTGATTAATTCATCTAGATAAGGGGTGATTTATAGTGTGTATTTTTAAAGAAATAAAAAGGCTTGTAAATTATGGAATTGCAAATAGGCTATTGTGTGAGGAAGATAAAATTTATGCTGTAAATAGAATTTTGGATATTTTAAACTTAGATGAATATAAAGATGTAGAAATAGAAAGTGAGAATTTAGAAAATCCTCAGCCCATTTTAGATAATATTTTAGATTATGCTTATGAACAGGGGATATTATCTCATAATACAATAACATATCGTGATTTATTTGACACAAAGATTATGGATTGTTTACTTCCAAGACCAAGTGAAGTTATAAGAAAATTTTATGAAGAATATAAAAAGTCTCCTGAATTGGCAACAAAGAACTACTATAACATGTCAAAGGCATCAAATTATATTAGGACTGAACGAACTAATAAAAATATTAGATGGAAAGTTAAAACTGACTTTGGAGAATTGGACATTACTATCAATTTGTCAAAACCTGAAAAAGACCCAAAAGCTATAGCAGCAGCTAAAAATTTAAAGTCATCTTCGTATCCTAAATGTTTATTATGTAAAGAGAATGAAGGATATGCAGGTCGTGTTAATCATCCTGCAAGGCAAAATCACAGAATTATACCTTTGATATTAAATAATGAAGAATGGTTTTTACAGTTTTCACCATATGTTTATTATAATGAACATGCAATTGTCTTTAAAGGTACTCATGAGCCAATGAAGATTTCCAAAACTACTTTTGAAAGACTTTTGGAATTTGTCGAGAAATTTCCTCATTACTTTATTGGTTCTAATGCAGATTTGCCAATTGTAGGAGGTTCTATTTTATCTCACGACCATTTTCAAGGTGGAAACTATGTATTTCCTATGGAGAAGGCTCCTCTAATAAAACAAGTGAGTATAAGAGGTTTTGAAGATGTAGATGTAGGTATTGTTAAATGGCCTTTATCTGTTATAAGAATGAGAAGTGAAAAAAGAGAGAGATTAAGTGAGCTTGGCGGCAGGATACTTAGTACATGGAGACAGTATAATGATGAAAGTGTAGATATTATATCTCATACGAATGGAGAACCTCACAATACAATAACACCTATAGCAAGATATAGAGATAATAAATTTGAGTTAGATTTAGTACTGCGAAATAATAGAACAAGTGATGAGTATCCATTTGGAATTTTTCATCCTCATGAAGATGTTCATCATATCAAAAAGGAAAATATTGGACTTATAGAAGTTATGGGTCTAGCTGTATTACCTGCTAGGTTAAAACATGAATTAGAATTGTTAAAAGACTGTCTTAGTGGAAATAAAAATATTAGTGAGTATGAAGAATTAAATAAGCACCTAAAATGGTTTAAATATTTAAAATCTAAGTATGAAAATACTGATATGGATTTTGATTATATATTGAAGATGGAAGTAGGAAAAGTTTTTGAAAGAATATTAATAGATGCAGGAGTATTTAAGCAAGATGAGATGGGATTAAAAGCTTTTGAGCGTTTTATCAATTCTCTATCATAAAAAATACTATAATATTTAAAGTTAAAAAGATATATATAGTATTTGGGTAGTATATATGATTAAATATGTTAAGCTTTTAAAGCAGGTGATTTTTATGTATTTTGTTGAAAGCATATTAAAAAAGAAAGATAAAAAAATTAAATTGATAACGGTAAGAAATAAAAAAAATATGGAAGTTAAATTTTTAAATTATGGAGCTGCTATAGTAGAGATATTAGTTCCTGATAGATATGGGAATATTGAGAATGTAGTACTTACATATGAAAATATTGAGGATTATATTGAAAATCCATCGTATTTTGGAGTGACAGTAGGTAGAACATCTGGACGAATTGCTAATGGCAGATTTATGTTAGATGGAAAAATATATAATCTAAATAGAAATTTTGGAATAAATCATGGGCATGGAGGAACGACAGGATTTAGTTTTAGAATTTGGGATTATAATATTATAGAAAGAGAAACGGCTACATCAGTAGAGTTTACATATTTTAGCAAAGACATGGAGGAAAATTATCCCGGAAACTTGTATGTAAAAGTTACTTATACTTTAACAGATAATAATGAGTTATTAATTGAATATGAGGGGAATACTGATAAAAAGACGATATGTAATTTGACAAATCATTCTTATTTTAATTTATCAGGAAATTATAAGCGAAAGATAACTGAACAGTACTTAAAAATTAAAGCATCTAGTTATTTAGAGTTAGATAATAATCAAATACCTACAGGAAAGTTTATTGATGTCAAAAATACTCCTATGGATTTTAATGAAGCTAAACTCATTGGAAAAGATATTCATAAAGATTATCCTCAATTAAAAATAGCAAATGGATATGATCATGTATGGATATTAAGTGAAATTAAAAATCAGATTGAAATGTATGATAAATTTAGTGGCAGAAAAATGGTAATTAATACTACTTATCCTAGTGTAGTAGTTTATAGTCATAATTTTTCAAATGGTGAAAAGTTGAAGTATGGTAAAGTAGGGAGTAAACATGATGGCATTTGTTTTGAAACTCAATACGAACCTGATGGTATAAATCATGACAGTTTAAATTCGGCTATATTGGATGTAAATGAAAAGTATTATGAGAAGACGGAGTTAAAGTTCGATATAGAAACATTATAAAAATATAATTGACAGATTATTAGTAATAAATTATAATACATGCTTAGTTTAATGAGAGTGAATAATAATACCGAAAGGAAGAATTTTATGGCTACTTTGAAAGATGTAGCAAAACTAGCCAATGTTTCTCTTGCTACAGCATCTCGAGTATTAAATTATGATCAAAATATTTCTGTGGCTGATGAGACGAAAAAGAGAATTTTTGAAGCAGCTAGGAAATTAGATTATAAAACAGTTAAGCAGAGGAATAAAAATGTTGAAAAAAGGTTAAAATTTGGACTTATACATTGGTACTCACAGGAACAAGAGATAGAAGACCCGTATTACTACACTATAAGAAAAGGTGTTGAAGATGAATGTTCTATTAAAAAAATAGAACTGACAACGATTTTTAGAAATGATTTAGAATTTATGGAGGATAAATTAAGTGTTTTAGATGGATTTATAGCCATAGGAAAATTCAGTAAAGAAGAAGTTTATGAGTTGTCAATGTATTCGTCAAATATTGTATTTATAGATTTTTCTCCAAACGAAAAAATATATGACTCTGTTGTAATTGATTTTGACAGAGCAATGCAGGAAGTAATGGAATATTTATTTAATTTAGGACATAGGAAAATAGGTTTTATTGGAGGATTAGAATGTATAGGGAAGAAAAAGGAGTTTTTAGAAGACCCGCGAAAGATAGCATATAAAAGATTTGTAAAAGATAAAGGAATATATAATGCTGAAGATATTTATATTGGCAAATTTGCTGCAGAAGATGGATATAAATTGATGAAAGAAGCTATTGCAAAAGGGGAATTGCCAACTGCTTTTTTTGTAGCAAGTGATACTATGGCTACAGGTGCTATTAGGGCATTATATGAATCAGATATAAAAGTACCTGATGATGTAAGTATAATAGGATTTAATGATATTTCTACAGCAAAATATTTAGTTCCTCCATTAAGTACTGTTAAGGTTTATACTGAGTTTATGGGAAGAACTGCTGTTAGTTTATTACTTGAAAGGGTTAAAGAAAATAGAAAAATTCCTAAAAAAGTTATTATTCCTACTGATTTAATAATAAGGGAAAGTTGCAAAAAAATAGGATAAAGCTACGGTTTAGATAAACCGTAGCTTTTTGATAGATATTATATAACCTCTACAACTATTTTAAGCAAATCTTTATCCATAGAGGAGCTTCCTATCATTATTTCAAATTCACCCGGTTCTACAATAGATTTACATTCACTATTAATTAATGTAAGTGAAGAGACTGGAATAGTAATATTCACCCTTTTTTTCTCTCCAGCTTTTAAATTTATACGTTTAAAGCCTTTTAATTCTTTGATTGGAGTAGTTACCGAACTATAAATATCATTGATATAAAGCTGAACAATTTCAGTGCCATCGTATTTTCCAGTATTATGTACATCAACAGAAACAGTAAGTTTATCAGTTGGTTTTAGCTTAGTAGAAGAAACTTGTAAATTTGAATATTCATAATTAGTATATGATAGTCCAAAACCAAATGGAAATAATGGTTCAGCAGACATTTCAACATATCTATTGCTGTGCCAGCCGGGAAGTTGATTGTAGAATACGGGTTGCTGTCCAATATGACGTGGAAAAGATATAGTAAGTTTACCGCAGGGATTAAAGTCGCCAAAGATAATTGAAGCAAGAGCGTTGCCGCCTTCTAATCCGGGATTCCAGGCTTCTAAAATTGCATCAGCATTTTCTTTTATCCAAGGTATAGTAAGTGGTTTACCGTTAATTAATACAACTATAAGTGGTTTTCCTGTTTCTTTTAAAGCTGTGAGAAGTTGTTGCTGAGCTCCAGTCAGATTAAGTTCGACCCTATCTCTTAATTCTCCATTTAATATGTTAGTATCGCCTACTACAGCTATTACTACATCAGATTTTTTAGCAATTTCAACTGCTTTATTAATATTATGATTATTTTTATCGATTATATCACAACCTTTTTCGTAGTTAATAATAATATCATTGCCAGCACGTTTTTTCATTCCTTCAAGTATGGTAACAATGGGGGAAGTATCATATTCAGGATGATAATCTAAAGTTGGAATTTCAGGATGTTCAAGTTCTCTAGCTCCGAAGGACCAATCACCTAGTTGAGCTTGAACGTCATTACAATTTGGACCTATGAGTGCTATACGTTTTATTTCTTTAGATAATGGAAGGATATTATTTTCGTTTTTGAGCAATACTATTGATTCAAGAGCTGATTTATAGGCAATTTTTCTATGTTCTTTACAGCCTAATATGGAAATGGCTTTTTTACTATTTGGAAAACGCTTATTATCAAAGAGTCCTAATTTAAACTTTAACATGAGTATACGTCTGCATGCCTTATCTATTAAATCTTCCTTAATAATTCCTTCTTTTACAAGCTTTACTGCTTCTTCAAAAAATTCAGGTGTGGACATTATCATATCATTACCGGCAGAAAGTGCAATTTCACATGCTTTTTTAATATTAGGTGCTAC harbors:
- a CDS encoding glycoside hydrolase family 3 N-terminal domain-containing protein — protein: MSEIYKNPSYTPIERTNDLLSKMTLEEKIGQMCIVDGRKDPETWIYKKHVGSLLHVTGDKVIKLQKMASKTRLGIPILFGIDAVHGHAFQSGATVFPSQLGMSSSWNPELLEKIAHITAIEVTLTGLHWTFSPVLCIGRDLRWGRIDETFGEDPYLIGILASAMIRGYQGKNLSDPYSILACAKHFIAYGETQGGRDSSESDVSERKLRSIFLPPFVEAIKAGCATFMAGYNAIDGIPCSANKWLLTNLLKEELNFNGFVVTDWDNVGNLHRKQKVAPNIKKACEIALSAGNDMIMSTPEFFEEAVKLVKEGIIKEDLIDKACRRILMLKFKLGLFDNKRFPNSKKAISILGCKEHRKIAYKSALESIVLLKNENNILPLSKEIKRIALIGPNCNDVQAQLGDWSFGARELEHPEIPTLDYHPEYDTSPIVTILEGMKKRAGNDIIINYEKGCDIIDKNNHNINKAVEIAKKSDVVIAVVGDTNILNGELRDRVELNLTGAQQQLLTALKETGKPLIVVLINGKPLTIPWIKENADAILEAWNPGLEGGNALASIIFGDFNPCGKLTISFPRHIGQQPVFYNQLPGWHSNRYVEMSAEPLFPFGFGLSYTNYEYSNLQVSSTKLKPTDKLTVSVDVHNTGKYDGTEIVQLYINDIYSSVTTPIKELKGFKRINLKAGEKKRVNITIPVSSLTLINSECKSIVEPGEFEIMIGSSSMDKDLLKIVVEVI